The Iamia sp. SCSIO 61187 genomic sequence GGCCTGGCTGGCCCACGAGGACTGCCCCGTGACGGGCGAGGTGTACAGCTGCGGCGGCGGCCACGTGGCCCGGGTCTTCACCGGCGTCACCCCGGGCTGGACCGACACCGAGAGCCTCACCGTCGAGGACATCCGGGACCACTTCGACGAGATCCGCGACGAGGACGGCTACATCGTCCCCGCCAACCTCACCGAGGAGCTCCAGCAGACCCTCAAGGCCCTCCAGGGCTGAGCCGCCCGGCCCGCGCCATCCTCGCCGGGGTGGCGCGGGTCCCGGACCGGGGGCGGGCGCCGGCTGCGGCCGCGCCCCTCCCGGCGCACCGGATCACCCGCAGCGGGAGGGGGAGCGCGCCCAGGCCGCGAGCCGACGACGGGTGTCCGCCGTCGCGACGCGTCGGCCCGGGCGCCCGATGGCAGGATGCTCGGGGACACGGGCGCGCGCCGCTGGTCGGCGGCCGCCCCGGGCCGCGACCCCCGTCCCACCCGAGGAGGCGCACCGCATGAGCGACGCCGGATGGCACCCGGATCCCCACGGCCGGGCCGATCGCCGCTACCACGACGGCTCCCGGTGGACCGAGCACGTCGCCGACGCCGAGGGCACCGCCACCGTCGACCCGCTGGGGGCTGATGCCGCGCCCGGCCCGCCGGCGGGACCGGACGAGCCGACGTCATCGCCGGCCATCGTCATCGGCCCGCCGCCCCCGCGCCGACCCCGGGGCGCGACGCCACCCGCCGAGGCCACCTCCGACGTCACCGTCGCGCTTCCGGCGGCGCCACCCACCGCCGCGCCGGCCACCGCTCCCCCTCCCGTGGCGTCGCCGCCCGTCGCCCCCGACGAGCCGACCACCGCCGACCTCCCTCCGGCCGCCCACGCCGACGCTCCCCGGACCCAGCGCATGGGTCCCGAGGACGTCGCCGCCGCCGCCGCCCTCGCCGACGCCACCGGCCGCAACCCGCGCCCCGACGGCCTGGCGCCCGGAGCCGGCCCGGGTGAGCCGACGGCCGACCGAGCTGCCGCCCAGGCCCGGCTGAGCGTCCTGGGGCTCATCGGCTCGCTCGTCGGCATCGGCCTCGGTCTGGTCGCGCTCCTGGGGCTGCCCTGGCTGTCGGGCGGCGCCGGTGTCGACGATGCGTCGTACCTCGACCTGCGCGAGGCGGTGACCCGGGCCGGTCCCGACATCGGCGCCATCGCCAACGGGTTCATCGTCTCGGGCGCGATCTTCGTCGTGGCCGTCGGGGGGATCATCGCCGTGGGGCGGTCCCTCGGGCTGGCGGCGGCGCGGGTGCTGGCGACCGTCGCCGTCCTCGGGGGCCTGGCCGCCCTGTCGGTGACGG encodes the following:
- a CDS encoding DUF2510 domain-containing protein: MSDAGWHPDPHGRADRRYHDGSRWTEHVADAEGTATVDPLGADAAPGPPAGPDEPTSSPAIVIGPPPPRRPRGATPPAEATSDVTVALPAAPPTAAPATAPPPVASPPVAPDEPTTADLPPAAHADAPRTQRMGPEDVAAAAALADATGRNPRPDGLAPGAGPGEPTADRAAAQARLSVLGLIGSLVGIGLGLVALLGLPWLSGGAGVDDASYLDLREAVTRAGPDIGAIANGFIVSGAIFVVAVGGIIAVGRSLGLAAARVLATVAVLGGLAALSVTGFLAMDLDDGASGAAGTEDPVPAPAGSPVTTPTGDTIIDPATGAPVTTPDVGQGETTPAEGQEVAVDPSAAEDRLAAAAVLATAVMGVAAALGVIGLLLRHATGHLVAGVGLLVGFVWAVGAVGVLSTEDDVGDLGLGPYGVVASALLLAVSAAVPGRRRPAPS